Proteins from one Bacteroides zhangwenhongii genomic window:
- a CDS encoding efflux RND transporter periplasmic adaptor subunit: MKSRIVLFAFCVALLSSCGNKGNGTGQVPEYAVQELQKTTANLTTAYPATIKGKQDVEIRPQVSGFITKLCVDEGATVRKGQVLFIVDPTQYEAAVRTAEAAVATAEAAVRTQQITVDNKRELNKKQIISDYDLSMAENTLAQSQAQLAQAKAQLTTARQNLSFTQVKSPSDGVINDIPYRLGALVSPSIATPMTTVSEIEEVYVYFSMTEKELLAMTKTGGTIKEEIEKIPSIRLQLIDGTEYSIEGKVDAITGVIDQSTGSVSMRALFPNKEHILRSGGTANVLIPYTMENVITIPQSATVEIQDKKFVYVLQPDNTVKYTEITIFNLDNGKEYLVTSGLNSGDKIVIEGVQNLKDGETIQPITPAQKEANYQQHLKDQHDGNLATAFN; encoded by the coding sequence ATGAAAAGTAGAATTGTTTTATTTGCATTTTGCGTAGCCCTTTTGTCTAGTTGTGGCAATAAGGGCAACGGAACGGGACAAGTCCCAGAATATGCAGTACAAGAGTTACAAAAGACCACTGCTAATTTAACGACTGCCTATCCGGCGACAATCAAAGGTAAACAAGACGTAGAAATCCGTCCACAGGTATCAGGCTTCATCACGAAACTATGTGTAGACGAAGGAGCAACTGTACGCAAAGGTCAAGTTCTATTCATCGTTGATCCGACACAATATGAAGCAGCAGTACGTACGGCTGAAGCAGCAGTCGCAACAGCAGAAGCGGCAGTGCGTACCCAACAGATAACAGTGGATAACAAACGTGAACTGAACAAAAAGCAAATTATCAGTGACTACGATCTGTCAATGGCTGAAAACACATTGGCACAGTCTCAGGCACAATTGGCACAAGCGAAAGCACAGCTTACCACAGCCAGACAAAACCTCTCTTTCACACAAGTGAAGAGTCCTTCCGATGGTGTAATCAATGATATCCCCTATCGTTTAGGAGCACTGGTGAGCCCTTCTATCGCTACTCCGATGACTACAGTTTCTGAGATAGAAGAAGTATATGTATATTTCTCCATGACAGAAAAAGAATTGTTGGCGATGACTAAAACAGGCGGTACCATCAAAGAAGAAATCGAAAAAATACCGTCTATCAGACTTCAGTTGATTGATGGTACAGAGTACAGCATCGAAGGTAAAGTGGACGCAATCACAGGAGTGATCGACCAGTCAACCGGTTCTGTAAGTATGCGTGCCCTCTTCCCGAACAAAGAACACATCCTACGTAGTGGTGGAACAGCAAACGTACTGATTCCTTACACAATGGAGAATGTAATTACTATACCGCAATCAGCAACAGTAGAAATCCAGGATAAGAAGTTCGTTTATGTCCTGCAGCCGGATAACACGGTGAAATATACAGAAATCACCATCTTCAATCTGGACAACGGAAAAGAATATCTCGTTACTTCCGGTTTGAACTCCGGAGATAAAATCGTCATCGAAGGCGTGCAGAATCTGAAAGATGGTGAAACCATACAACCAATCACACCAGCTCAAAAAGAAGCAAACTATCAACAGCATTTGAAAGACCAGCACGATGGTAATTTAGCTACTGCTTTCAATTAA
- a CDS encoding Ig-like domain-containing protein, protein MLQFENQKIKQIVRKVLPVITLVVMLYSCASIGRPDGGPIDETPPRFIGSTPVAGALNNKRTKVSLVFDEFIKLEKATEKVVVSPPQIQQPEIKASGKRIQVNLLDSLKPNTTYTIDFSDAIVDNNEGNPLGNFAFTFSTGTEIDTMEVAGTLLDASNLEPIKGMLVGLHSNLNDSAFNKLPFDRVARTDSRGRFSIRGVAPGKYRIYGLMDADQNFTFNQKSEMIAFHDSLIIPRMEERTRMDTAWVDSLTYDTIVEKKYMHYLPDDVILRAFKEFNYSQYLIKSERLIPHKFTFYFAGKADTLPVLKGLNFDEKDAFVIEKNQRNDTIHYWVKDSLLFKQDTLAMSLTYLYTDTLNQLVPRTDTLNLVSKQKYKKEEPEKPKKKKKKKKDEEEEPEPTKFLPVKVNVPSSMDVYGYISLDFEEPIASFDSAAIHLRQKVDTLWKDIPFEFEQDSINLKKFNFYYDWEPTLEYEFSVDSTAFHGIYGLFTDKIKQGFKVRSEDEYFTLHFNVSGADSLAFVELLDAQDKVVRKRRVEEDGMVDFYFLNPGKYAARLINDRNGNGEWDTGDFEKGIQPEEVFYYPTILEYKALWDVTQPWDIHATPVDKQKPDELKKQKPDEDKKKKERNNQNRRR, encoded by the coding sequence ATGTTACAGTTTGAGAATCAAAAGATAAAACAAATAGTACGCAAGGTACTTCCGGTAATAACGCTGGTAGTCATGCTATATTCCTGCGCCAGTATCGGACGACCGGACGGTGGTCCTATTGACGAGACACCACCCCGTTTTATAGGTAGCACTCCTGTTGCAGGTGCTTTAAATAATAAGAGGACTAAAGTCTCTTTGGTGTTTGACGAATTTATAAAACTGGAAAAGGCGACTGAAAAGGTGGTTGTTTCCCCTCCTCAGATACAGCAGCCTGAAATAAAGGCTTCCGGCAAGAGGATACAAGTGAATCTGCTTGACTCTTTGAAGCCTAATACTACTTATACAATCGACTTTTCGGATGCTATTGTCGACAATAATGAAGGTAATCCGTTGGGTAATTTCGCTTTTACCTTTTCTACGGGTACGGAAATCGATACGATGGAAGTTGCAGGAACTTTGCTTGATGCTTCTAACTTGGAGCCGATCAAAGGTATGCTTGTCGGGTTACATTCCAATTTGAACGATTCGGCTTTCAACAAATTACCTTTCGACCGTGTGGCACGTACTGACAGTCGGGGACGTTTTTCTATTCGTGGTGTGGCTCCCGGCAAATACCGTATTTACGGATTGATGGATGCAGACCAGAACTTTACTTTTAATCAGAAGAGTGAAATGATCGCTTTTCATGATTCTCTGATTATTCCTCGTATGGAAGAACGTACCCGTATGGACACAGCTTGGGTGGATTCTCTGACGTATGATACGATTGTTGAAAAGAAATATATGCATTATTTGCCGGATGATGTAATTCTCCGTGCTTTTAAGGAATTTAATTATTCACAGTATCTGATTAAGTCCGAGCGGCTTATCCCACACAAGTTTACGTTCTATTTTGCCGGTAAGGCGGACACTTTGCCTGTGCTGAAAGGGTTGAACTTCGATGAAAAGGATGCTTTTGTTATCGAGAAGAATCAACGGAACGATACGATTCATTATTGGGTGAAAGATTCTCTGCTCTTCAAGCAGGATACTCTTGCTATGAGTCTGACTTATCTTTATACAGATACGTTGAATCAATTGGTGCCTCGTACGGATACTTTGAATTTGGTGTCGAAGCAGAAATATAAGAAAGAAGAACCGGAAAAGCCCAAAAAGAAAAAGAAGAAAAAGAAAGATGAGGAAGAAGAACCGGAACCTACAAAGTTCTTACCTGTAAAAGTCAATGTCCCTTCATCAATGGATGTGTATGGGTACATTTCTTTGGATTTTGAAGAGCCGATAGCCAGCTTTGATAGTGCGGCAATTCATTTGCGGCAGAAAGTCGATACGCTTTGGAAGGATATACCGTTCGAGTTTGAGCAGGATTCGATAAATCTGAAAAAGTTCAATTTCTATTATGATTGGGAGCCGACTCTGGAGTACGAGTTTTCGGTAGATTCGACTGCTTTTCATGGTATATACGGATTGTTTACTGATAAAATAAAACAAGGGTTCAAGGTTCGCAGCGAAGATGAGTATTTCACACTTCATTTTAATGTTAGTGGAGCGGATTCGTTGGCTTTTGTAGAATTACTTGATGCCCAAGATAAAGTCGTTCGTAAACGGAGAGTAGAGGAGGATGGAATGGTTGATTTCTATTTCTTGAATCCTGGAAAGTATGCTGCTCGGTTGATTAATGATAGGAATGGAAATGGCGAGTGGGATACGGGAGACTTTGAAAAGGGCATACAACCGGAAGAAGTTTTCTATTACCCTACTATCTTGGAATATAAAGCATTGTGGGATGTGACACAACCATGGGATATTCATGCGACTCCTGTTGATAAGCAGAAACCGGATGAACTTAAAAAACAAAAACCAGATGAAGACAAGAAGAAAAAAGAACGAAATAATCAGAACCGGCGTCGTTAA
- a CDS encoding glycoside hydrolase family 2 TIM barrel-domain containing protein, producing the protein MKKQLLSCCLAALGLTAIQAQSFNEWKDPEVNSVNRSVMHTNYFAYASADEAKAGIKENSANFMTLNGLWKFNWVRHAEARPTDFYQTNFNDKSWDDLQVPGVWELNGYGDPIYVNVGYAWRSQFKNNPPYVPTENNHVGSYRKEIIVPANWKGKEIFAHFGSVTSNMYLWVNGRYVGYSEDSKLEAEFNLTNYLKPGKNVIAFQVFRWCDGSYLEDQDFFRYSGVGRDCYLYARDKKYIQDIRVTPDLDSQYKDGTLNIAVDLRGSGTVALDLTDALGNSVATADLKGSGKLNTTLNISNPAKWTAETPNLYTLTATLKNGNNTIEVIPVKVGFRKIELKGGQILVNGQPVLFKGADRHEMDPDGGYVVSIERMLQDIKVMKELNINAVRTCHYPDDNRWYDLCDQYGIYVVAEANVESHGMGYGDKTLAKNPIYAKAHLERNQRNVQRSYNHPSIIFWSLGNEAGMGPNFEKCYTWIKNEDKTRAVQYEQARTSEFTDIFCPMYYGYQDCIKYCEGDIQKPLIQCEYAHAMGNSQGGFKEYWDIIRKYPKYQGGFIWDFVDQSCHWKNKDGVAIYGYGGDFNKYDASDNNFNDNGLISPDRIPNPHAYEVAYFYQDIWTTPADLAKSEINIFNENFFRDLSSYYLEWQLLADGEVVQTGIVPDLKVAPQQTVKVQIPFDTKNICPCKELLLNVNYKLKAAETLLPAGTTIAYEQLSIRDYKAPELKLENRQASNLAITVPGILDNDQNYLIVKGENFSMDFNRHNGYLCRYDVNGMQMMEDGSELTPNFWRAPTDNDFGAGLQRKYAVWKNPTLKLTSLKHAIENDQAVIRAEYDMKSIGGKLFLTYIVNNKGAVKVTQKMVADKSKKVSEMFRFGMQMRTPANFNEIEYYGRGPIENYADRNNAAKLGKYRQTVEEQFYPYIRPQETGTKTDIRWWRLLNISGNGLQFVSEAPFSASALNYTIESLDDGEGKDQRHSPEVEKANFTNFCIDKAQTGLACVNSWGAIPLEKYRLPYQDYEFSFIMSPVSHKLK; encoded by the coding sequence ATGAAGAAACAACTACTTTCCTGCTGCCTGGCGGCATTGGGACTGACGGCAATTCAAGCGCAAAGCTTCAATGAGTGGAAAGACCCGGAAGTGAATTCCGTAAACCGCTCTGTCATGCACACTAATTATTTTGCTTACGCATCGGCTGATGAAGCTAAAGCCGGTATCAAAGAAAACTCAGCGAATTTTATGACTTTAAACGGTCTTTGGAAATTCAACTGGGTGAGACACGCAGAAGCACGTCCGACAGATTTTTACCAGACTAATTTCAACGACAAGAGCTGGGATGACCTTCAGGTTCCCGGTGTATGGGAATTGAACGGCTACGGCGACCCTATCTACGTAAATGTAGGATATGCATGGAGAAGCCAGTTCAAGAACAACCCACCGTACGTTCCGACAGAAAACAATCACGTAGGTTCTTACCGGAAAGAAATCATCGTTCCTGCCAACTGGAAAGGAAAAGAGATTTTCGCCCATTTCGGTTCGGTAACTTCCAATATGTATCTTTGGGTGAACGGACGCTACGTAGGATATAGCGAAGACAGCAAACTGGAAGCTGAATTCAATCTGACCAACTATCTGAAACCGGGTAAAAATGTGATTGCTTTCCAAGTATTCCGCTGGTGTGACGGCAGTTACCTGGAAGATCAGGACTTCTTCCGCTACTCCGGTGTAGGACGCGACTGCTATCTCTACGCACGCGACAAGAAATACATTCAGGATATTCGCGTCACTCCTGATCTGGACAGCCAGTATAAAGACGGTACGCTGAATATCGCCGTTGACCTGAGAGGAAGCGGTACAGTTGCCTTAGACCTGACAGATGCTCTAGGCAACAGTGTGGCTACTGCTGATTTAAAAGGTTCAGGTAAGTTAAACACCACTTTAAACATTTCCAATCCTGCTAAATGGACGGCTGAAACACCTAATCTTTATACACTGACCGCTACATTGAAAAACGGCAACAATACAATAGAAGTAATCCCCGTTAAAGTAGGTTTCCGCAAAATTGAACTGAAAGGCGGACAGATACTCGTCAACGGACAACCGGTACTCTTCAAGGGAGCCGACCGTCACGAAATGGATCCGGACGGCGGTTATGTAGTTTCTATCGAGCGTATGTTGCAGGACATCAAAGTGATGAAAGAACTTAATATCAATGCCGTACGTACCTGTCACTATCCGGACGACAACCGTTGGTATGATCTCTGCGACCAATATGGCATCTACGTGGTAGCTGAAGCGAATGTAGAGTCTCACGGAATGGGATACGGTGACAAAACATTGGCCAAGAACCCGATCTATGCCAAAGCGCATTTGGAACGCAACCAACGCAATGTACAACGTAGCTACAACCATCCGTCCATCATTTTCTGGTCATTAGGCAATGAGGCCGGTATGGGACCTAATTTCGAAAAATGTTATACATGGATTAAAAATGAAGACAAGACCCGTGCCGTACAATATGAGCAGGCACGTACCAGTGAATTCACAGATATTTTCTGCCCGATGTACTATGGTTATCAGGACTGTATCAAATATTGTGAAGGAGATATCCAAAAGCCTCTGATCCAGTGTGAATACGCACATGCGATGGGAAATTCGCAAGGAGGATTCAAGGAATATTGGGACATCATCCGCAAATATCCGAAATATCAAGGTGGCTTCATCTGGGACTTCGTAGACCAGTCTTGCCATTGGAAAAATAAAGACGGAGTGGCCATCTACGGTTATGGAGGTGACTTCAACAAATATGACGCTTCGGACAATAACTTTAATGATAATGGTTTAATCAGCCCGGATCGCATACCGAATCCACATGCTTACGAAGTGGCTTATTTCTATCAGGATATATGGACAACTCCCGCCGATCTCGCCAAAAGTGAAATCAATATTTTCAATGAGAATTTCTTCCGTGACCTGTCTTCATATTATCTGGAATGGCAATTGCTGGCAGACGGGGAAGTTGTGCAAACAGGCATTGTGCCGGATCTGAAAGTGGCACCCCAGCAAACCGTCAAAGTGCAGATTCCGTTTGACACAAAAAACATCTGTCCGTGTAAAGAGTTACTGCTCAATGTCAACTATAAACTGAAAGCAGCCGAAACATTGTTACCCGCAGGAACAACCATCGCATACGAGCAACTGAGCATTCGTGACTATAAAGCTCCGGAGCTCAAGCTGGAAAACCGGCAGGCTTCCAATCTGGCAATCACCGTGCCCGGTATTTTGGATAACGACCAAAATTACCTGATCGTCAAAGGCGAAAACTTCTCTATGGACTTCAACAGGCACAACGGCTATCTCTGCCGCTACGATGTGAACGGAATGCAAATGATGGAAGACGGTAGCGAATTGACTCCCAACTTCTGGCGTGCACCGACCGATAATGATTTCGGAGCAGGCTTGCAACGCAAATATGCAGTTTGGAAGAACCCGACATTGAAGCTTACTTCCCTGAAACATGCTATTGAGAATGATCAGGCCGTGATTCGTGCAGAATATGACATGAAGTCGATAGGAGGAAAATTATTCCTGACTTATATCGTCAACAACAAGGGAGCAGTAAAAGTTACTCAGAAGATGGTAGCGGACAAGAGCAAGAAAGTGTCTGAAATGTTCCGTTTCGGCATGCAGATGCGTACGCCTGCCAACTTCAACGAAATAGAGTATTACGGACGCGGACCGATAGAGAATTATGCCGACCGCAACAATGCAGCCAAACTTGGCAAATACCGTCAAACGGTAGAGGAACAATTCTATCCATATATCCGCCCACAGGAAACCGGAACGAAGACGGACATCCGTTGGTGGAGACTCTTGAATATCAGCGGAAACGGTTTGCAGTTTGTTTCCGAAGCTCCGTTCTCTGCTTCCGCACTGAACTATACCATTGAATCATTGGATGACGGTGAGGGCAAAGACCAGCGCCATTCCCCCGAAGTGGAAAAAGCAAACTTTACAAACTTCTGTATTGACAAGGCACAAACGGGACTGGCATGCGTCAATAGTTGGGGAGCTATACCATTAGAAAAATATCGTCTTCCATATCAAGATTATGAGTTCAGTTTCATAATGTCTCCCGTATCTCATAAACTAAAGTAA
- a CDS encoding PaaI family thioesterase: MTPQEFFKNDIFATKAGIVLLEVRNGYSKAKLDIKPEHLNAGARTQGGAIFTLADLALAAAANSHGTLAFSLSSTITFVRASGPGDTLYAEAHERYIGRSTGCYQVDITNQNGDLIATFESSVFRKEQKVPFEIEKEK, translated from the coding sequence ATGACGCCACAAGAGTTTTTCAAGAATGACATATTCGCCACAAAGGCAGGTATAGTACTACTGGAAGTACGAAATGGATACAGCAAAGCCAAATTAGATATCAAACCGGAACATCTGAATGCGGGAGCACGCACACAAGGAGGAGCTATCTTTACTTTGGCAGATCTGGCACTTGCCGCAGCCGCCAATTCACACGGCACACTCGCTTTCTCTCTTTCATCTACCATTACTTTCGTTCGTGCAAGCGGCCCGGGAGATACTCTTTATGCTGAAGCACACGAACGTTACATCGGTCGGAGTACAGGTTGCTATCAAGTAGATATTACCAATCAAAATGGAGACTTAATTGCGACCTTCGAATCCAGTGTGTTCCGAAAAGAGCAAAAAGTTCCTTTTGAGATAGAAAAAGAAAAATAA
- a CDS encoding DUF3108 domain-containing protein translates to MKTRRKKNEIIRTGVVNVRRKLIIGLVALMTGAFALPASAQCEAKNDAFQTGEHVMYDLYFNWKFVWVKAGLASLTTNATTYHSEPAFRINLLALGSKRADFFFKMRDTLTCVIGEKLEPRYFRKGAEEGKRYTVDEAWFSYKDGLCFVNQKRTYRDGNFDEAVASDSRCIYDMLSILAQARSYDPADYKIGDKIKFPMATGRKVEEQTLIYRGKENVKAENGTTYRCLIFSLVEYDKKGKEKEVITFFITDDLNHLPVRLDLYLNFGSAKAFLNDVRGNRHPLTSIVK, encoded by the coding sequence ATGAAGACAAGAAGAAAAAAGAACGAAATAATCAGAACCGGCGTCGTTAACGTCCGACGTAAACTCATTATTGGATTAGTGGCATTAATGACGGGTGCTTTTGCCCTTCCTGCAAGTGCCCAATGTGAGGCGAAAAATGATGCGTTTCAGACCGGTGAACATGTAATGTATGATTTGTATTTTAACTGGAAATTTGTTTGGGTGAAAGCCGGGCTTGCCAGTTTGACAACAAATGCGACAACTTATCATTCGGAACCTGCGTTCCGGATCAATCTGCTTGCTCTAGGCAGTAAACGGGCGGACTTCTTTTTCAAGATGCGTGACACGCTGACTTGCGTGATCGGGGAGAAGTTGGAACCTCGTTATTTTCGCAAAGGTGCTGAAGAAGGGAAACGGTATACGGTAGATGAGGCTTGGTTCTCTTATAAGGATGGTCTTTGTTTTGTCAATCAGAAGCGCACATATCGAGATGGAAATTTTGATGAGGCAGTTGCAAGTGATAGCCGTTGTATATATGATATGTTGAGTATTCTGGCACAGGCGCGTTCTTACGATCCTGCGGATTATAAGATAGGGGATAAAATCAAGTTTCCGATGGCTACCGGAAGAAAGGTAGAAGAACAGACGCTTATTTATCGTGGAAAGGAGAATGTAAAGGCGGAGAATGGAACAACCTATCGCTGTCTGATCTTCTCATTAGTGGAATATGATAAGAAAGGTAAGGAAAAAGAGGTGATTACCTTTTTTATAACAGATGACCTGAATCATCTTCCCGTACGTTTGGATTTGTATTTAAACTTCGGTTCTGCCAAAGCATTCCTAAACGACGTTAGAGGTAACCGTCATCCGCTGACTTCTATTGTAAAATGA
- a CDS encoding HU family DNA-binding protein, giving the protein MSIRYDLYETPDIQQTGEQQPLHPRVVINGTVDQNEFLDRVHKFTGISRSLLSGAMQSFQNELRDLLANGWNVELGDIGYFSVSLQGPPIMKKEEVRAQSIKLKNINFRPSAQFKKEVGWQMRLERGESFTRPHGKGHSEEECLAIVNDHLGKYPCLTRADYCRLTGHDKQRALNELNAFIEQGVLMRYGAGKQVVYAKKYPCSV; this is encoded by the coding sequence ATGAGCATACGTTACGACCTTTACGAAACTCCAGATATTCAACAGACAGGCGAACAACAACCACTTCACCCCCGTGTAGTTATCAATGGAACCGTCGACCAGAACGAATTTCTGGATCGCGTACACAAATTCACCGGAATAAGCCGCAGTTTATTGTCAGGTGCCATGCAGTCTTTCCAAAACGAGTTAAGAGATTTACTCGCTAACGGATGGAATGTGGAACTAGGGGATATCGGTTACTTTTCCGTTTCTCTGCAAGGCCCTCCCATCATGAAGAAAGAAGAGGTACGTGCACAATCTATCAAACTGAAGAATATCAATTTCCGCCCAAGCGCTCAATTCAAAAAGGAAGTAGGCTGGCAAATGAGATTGGAACGCGGAGAGTCTTTCACCCGTCCGCATGGAAAAGGACACAGTGAAGAGGAATGTCTGGCTATAGTCAATGACCATCTTGGGAAATATCCCTGCCTTACGCGTGCCGATTATTGCCGGTTGACAGGACATGACAAGCAGCGGGCGCTCAATGAACTGAATGCTTTTATCGAACAGGGGGTGTTGATGCGTTACGGGGCGGGGAAACAGGTGGTTTATGCGAAGAAGTATCCATGTTCGGTATGA
- a CDS encoding sulfatase family protein, whose amino-acid sequence MNKPINLLVGGLTLFAAQGCKAPKQVAEQVEHPNIIYVFPDQYRNQALGIWSQNGFQDKVNFKGDPVHTPNLDAFARESIVLTSAQSNCPLSSPHRGMLLTGMYPNRSGVPLNCNSTRPISSLREDAECIGDVFSKAGYDCAYFGKLHADFPTPNDPEHPGQYVETKRPVWDAYTPKDRRHGFNYWYSYGTFDEHKNPHYWDTDGKRHDPKEWSPLHESGKVVSYLRNEGNVRDTKKPFFIMVGMNPPHSPYRSLDDCEEEDFNLYRSQPLDSLLVRPNVDLKMKKAESVRYYFASVTGVDRAFGQILETLKDLGLDKNTVVIFASDHGETMCSQRTEDPKNSPYSESMNIPFLVRFPGKIQPRVDDLLLSSPDIMPTVLGLCGLGDSIPAEVQGRNFAPLFFDEKAEIVRPTGALYIQNLDGEKDENGLVQTYFPSSRGIKTAQYTLALYIDRNTKQLKKSLLFDDVKDPYQLHNLPLEENKEVVEQLYREMGAMLKEINDPWYTEKILSDRIPY is encoded by the coding sequence ATGAATAAACCTATCAACCTTCTGGTCGGCGGCTTGACGCTGTTTGCCGCACAAGGATGCAAAGCTCCGAAACAGGTAGCAGAGCAAGTCGAACATCCGAATATTATCTATGTATTCCCTGATCAATACCGTAACCAGGCATTGGGCATCTGGAGTCAGAACGGGTTTCAGGATAAGGTAAACTTTAAGGGTGATCCCGTGCATACTCCCAATCTGGATGCCTTTGCACGTGAATCAATAGTGTTGACTTCGGCACAAAGTAACTGTCCGTTAAGTAGTCCGCATCGTGGAATGCTGCTGACAGGTATGTATCCGAACCGTAGCGGTGTACCTTTGAATTGTAATTCTACACGGCCTATCAGTTCTTTGCGTGAAGATGCGGAATGTATTGGTGACGTATTCAGCAAAGCTGGTTATGATTGTGCGTATTTCGGCAAGCTCCATGCTGACTTCCCGACTCCGAACGATCCCGAACATCCGGGACAATATGTAGAGACTAAGCGTCCGGTATGGGACGCCTATACACCGAAAGACCGTCGTCATGGTTTTAATTACTGGTATTCTTATGGAACTTTCGATGAACATAAGAATCCGCATTATTGGGATACGGATGGTAAAAGACATGATCCGAAGGAGTGGTCGCCTTTGCATGAATCGGGCAAGGTCGTTTCTTATCTGAGAAATGAAGGGAATGTACGCGATACAAAGAAACCGTTCTTCATTATGGTAGGAATGAATCCGCCTCACAGTCCGTATCGTTCTTTGGATGATTGCGAGGAAGAGGATTTCAACCTTTACCGTAGCCAACCGTTGGATAGCCTGCTGGTTCGTCCGAACGTGGATCTGAAAATGAAGAAGGCAGAGTCTGTCCGTTATTATTTTGCGTCTGTGACGGGAGTAGACCGTGCTTTCGGCCAGATCTTGGAGACTTTGAAAGACTTGGGATTGGATAAGAATACGGTTGTTATCTTTGCTTCCGATCATGGCGAGACCATGTGTAGCCAACGTACGGAAGATCCGAAGAATTCGCCTTACTCGGAATCTATGAATATACCTTTCTTGGTACGTTTCCCCGGTAAAATTCAGCCGAGAGTGGATGATCTGCTGTTATCGTCACCGGATATTATGCCTACTGTTCTTGGACTGTGCGGATTGGGGGATTCAATCCCTGCCGAAGTACAAGGCCGTAATTTCGCTCCTCTTTTCTTTGATGAGAAAGCGGAGATCGTACGTCCCACCGGTGCACTCTATATTCAGAACTTGGATGGCGAAAAAGATGAGAACGGATTGGTGCAAACCTACTTCCCTTCTTCAAGAGGTATTAAAACTGCGCAGTATACACTAGCTTTATATATCGACCGTAATACGAAACAGTTGAAAAAGAGCCTTTTGTTTGATGATGTAAAAGACCCTTATCAATTGCACAATTTGCCTTTGGAAGAAAATAAGGAAGTGGTGGAGCAACTCTATCGCGAAATGGGAGCCATGCTGAAAGAAATAAATGATCCTTGGTACACAGAGAAAATTTTGTCGGATCGGATTCCTTATTAA
- a CDS encoding glycoside hydrolase family 88 protein yields MKTILSALGLSLLVFTSCGGQKKAEVDFIQDNIDNAVAQNTIQTDIIEKSGKILNPRTINKDGSISYIPIDDWCSGFFPGSMWLTYNLTGDKKWLPLAEKYTEALDSVKHLKWHHDVGFMIGCSYLNGYRLADKKEYKDVVVEAAKSLSTRFRPGAGVIQSWDADRGWQGTRGWKCPVIIDNMMNLELLFEATAFSGDSTFYDIAVKHANTTMAHHFRPDNSCYHVVDYDPETGEVRKRQTAQGYADESSWARGQAWALYGYTTCYRYTKDEKYLDQAQKVYNFIFNNKNMPEDLVPYWDYDAPNIPNEPRDASAAACTASALYELDGYRPGNHYKEIADKIMESLGSPAYRAEVGTNGNFILMHSVGSIPHGQEIDVPLNYADYYFLEALMRKRDLEK; encoded by the coding sequence ATGAAAACAATTCTTAGCGCATTAGGACTTTCCCTTTTGGTTTTTACGAGTTGCGGTGGACAAAAAAAAGCTGAAGTAGACTTTATTCAGGACAACATTGACAACGCGGTAGCACAAAACACTATTCAAACAGATATTATCGAGAAATCCGGTAAGATTCTGAATCCGAGAACAATTAACAAAGATGGTAGTATTTCTTATATCCCTATTGATGACTGGTGTTCCGGTTTCTTCCCCGGTAGTATGTGGTTGACTTATAATCTGACCGGAGACAAAAAATGGTTACCATTGGCTGAAAAATATACAGAAGCATTAGACTCTGTGAAACATTTGAAATGGCATCATGATGTAGGTTTCATGATTGGTTGTAGTTATCTGAACGGATATCGCCTGGCAGATAAGAAAGAATATAAAGATGTAGTGGTGGAGGCTGCCAAATCCTTATCTACCCGTTTCCGTCCCGGAGCAGGTGTGATCCAGTCATGGGATGCTGATAGAGGTTGGCAAGGAACGCGTGGATGGAAGTGTCCGGTAATTATAGACAATATGATGAACCTTGAACTGCTGTTTGAGGCAACAGCCTTTTCCGGAGATTCCACTTTCTATGATATCGCTGTGAAACACGCCAATACGACAATGGCACACCATTTCCGTCCGGATAACAGTTGCTATCATGTAGTAGACTATGACCCGGAAACCGGTGAAGTACGCAAGAGACAGACAGCACAGGGATATGCGGACGAATCATCGTGGGCTCGCGGACAAGCTTGGGCTCTCTATGGATATACTACTTGCTACCGCTATACGAAAGACGAAAAGTACCTCGACCAAGCACAAAAAGTATATAATTTCATCTTTAATAATAAGAATATGCCGGAAGATCTCGTTCCTTATTGGGATTACGATGCTCCGAATATTCCGAACGAACCTCGTGATGCCTCCGCTGCTGCATGTACAGCTTCTGCACTCTACGAATTGGATGGTTATCGACCGGGTAATCATTATAAAGAAATTGCTGATAAGATCATGGAAAGTTTGGGCTCTCCTGCTTATCGTGCCGAAGTGGGTACAAACGGGAACTTTATCCTGATGCACTCGGTAGGTAGTATTCCTCACGGTCAGGAAATAGATGTTCCCCTGAACTATGCCGACTATTATTTCTTGGAAGCATTGATGCGTAAAAGAGATTTGGAGAAATGA